The Rattus rattus isolate New Zealand chromosome 1, Rrattus_CSIRO_v1, whole genome shotgun sequence genome includes a region encoding these proteins:
- the Rnf220 gene encoding E3 ubiquitin-protein ligase RNF220 isoform X3, whose protein sequence is MVQLFVLTEVWSRIGKMKRRKQDEGQREGSCMAEDDAVDIEHENSNRFEEYEWCGQKRIRATTLLEGGFRGSGFVMCSGKENPDSDADLDVDGDDTLEYGKPQYTEADVIPCTGEEPGEAKEREALRGAVLNGGPPSTRITPEFSKWASDEMPSTSNGESSKQEAMQKTCKNSDIEKITEDSAVTTFEALKARVRELERQLSRGDRYKCLICMDSYSMPLTSIQCWHVHCEECWLRTLGAKKLCPQCNTITAPGDLRRIYL, encoded by the exons ATGGTCCAGCTTTTTGTGCTGACTGAGGTGTGGT CTCGGATTGGGAAAATGAAACGGAGGAAGCAAGATGAAGGGCAG AGGGAAGGCTCCTGCATGGCTGAGGATGACGCCGTGGACATCGAGCATGAGAACAGCAACCGCTTTGAGGAGTATGAGTGGTGTGGGCAGAAGCGGATACGGGCCACCACGCTCCTGGAAGGTGGCTTCCGAG GCTCCGGCTTCGTCATGTGCAGTGGGAAAGAGAATCCAGACAGTGATGCTGACCTGGATGTGGATGGAGATGACACTCTGGAGTATGGGAAACCACA ATACACAGAGGCTGATGTCATCCCATGCACAGGAGAAGAGCCTGGTGAAGCCAAGGAGAGAGAGGCACTCCGGGGCGCAGTCCTAAA tGGTGGCCCCCCGAGCACCCGCATCACACCTGAGTTCTCTAAATGGGCCAGTGATG AGATGCCGTCCACCAGCAATGGTGAAAGCAGCAAGCAGGAAGCCATGCAGAAGACCTGCAAGAACAGTGACATTGAGAA AATCACCGAAGATTCAGCTGTAACTACCTTTGAGGCTCTAAAGGCTCGGGTCAGGGAGCTTGAACGGCAGCTATCTCGGGGTGACCGATACAAATGCCTCATCTGCATG GACTCCTACTCGATGCCGCTGACGTCGATCCAGTGTTGGCATGTGCACTGTGAAGAGTGTTGGCTTCGGACTCTG gGTGCCAAGAAGCTCTGCCCTCAGTGCAACACCATCACAGCCCCTGGAGACCTGCGGAGGATCTACTTATGA
- the Rnf220 gene encoding E3 ubiquitin-protein ligase RNF220 isoform X1 yields the protein MPRARSGRRSREAGGREETFLRVRANRQTRLNARIGKMKRRKQDEGQVCPLCSRPLAGSEQEMSRHVEHCLSKREGSCMAEDDAVDIEHENSNRFEEYEWCGQKRIRATTLLEGGFRGSGFVMCSGKENPDSDADLDVDGDDTLEYGKPQYTEADVIPCTGEEPGEAKEREALRGAVLNGGPPSTRITPEFSKWASDEMPSTSNGESSKQEAMQKTCKNSDIEKITEDSAVTTFEALKARVRELERQLSRGDRYKCLICMDSYSMPLTSIQCWHVHCEECWLRTLGAKKLCPQCNTITAPGDLRRIYL from the exons ATGCCGAGGGCCCGGAGCGGCCGGCGGAGCAGGGAGGCCGGCGGGAGGGAGGAA ACCTTCCTGCGAGTGCGAGCCAACCGGCAAACCCGACTGAATG CTCGGATTGGGAAAATGAAACGGAGGAAGCAAGATGAAGGGCAGGTATGTCCCCTGTGCAGCCGCCCCCTGGCAGGATCGGAGCAGGAGATGAGTAGGCATGTGGAGCATTGCCTTTCTAAG AGGGAAGGCTCCTGCATGGCTGAGGATGACGCCGTGGACATCGAGCATGAGAACAGCAACCGCTTTGAGGAGTATGAGTGGTGTGGGCAGAAGCGGATACGGGCCACCACGCTCCTGGAAGGTGGCTTCCGAG GCTCCGGCTTCGTCATGTGCAGTGGGAAAGAGAATCCAGACAGTGATGCTGACCTGGATGTGGATGGAGATGACACTCTGGAGTATGGGAAACCACA ATACACAGAGGCTGATGTCATCCCATGCACAGGAGAAGAGCCTGGTGAAGCCAAGGAGAGAGAGGCACTCCGGGGCGCAGTCCTAAA tGGTGGCCCCCCGAGCACCCGCATCACACCTGAGTTCTCTAAATGGGCCAGTGATG AGATGCCGTCCACCAGCAATGGTGAAAGCAGCAAGCAGGAAGCCATGCAGAAGACCTGCAAGAACAGTGACATTGAGAA AATCACCGAAGATTCAGCTGTAACTACCTTTGAGGCTCTAAAGGCTCGGGTCAGGGAGCTTGAACGGCAGCTATCTCGGGGTGACCGATACAAATGCCTCATCTGCATG GACTCCTACTCGATGCCGCTGACGTCGATCCAGTGTTGGCATGTGCACTGTGAAGAGTGTTGGCTTCGGACTCTG gGTGCCAAGAAGCTCTGCCCTCAGTGCAACACCATCACAGCCCCTGGAGACCTGCGGAGGATCTACTTATGA
- the Rnf220 gene encoding E3 ubiquitin-protein ligase RNF220 isoform X4, which yields MKRRKQDEGQREGSCMAEDDAVDIEHENSNRFEEYEWCGQKRIRATTLLEGGFRGSGFVMCSGKENPDSDADLDVDGDDTLEYGKPQYTEADVIPCTGEEPGEAKEREALRGAVLNGGPPSTRITPEFSKWASDEMPSTSNGESSKQEAMQKTCKNSDIEKITEDSAVTTFEALKARVRELERQLSRGDRYKCLICMDSYSMPLTSIQCWHVHCEECWLRTLGAKKLCPQCNTITAPGDLRRIYL from the exons ATGAAACGGAGGAAGCAAGATGAAGGGCAG AGGGAAGGCTCCTGCATGGCTGAGGATGACGCCGTGGACATCGAGCATGAGAACAGCAACCGCTTTGAGGAGTATGAGTGGTGTGGGCAGAAGCGGATACGGGCCACCACGCTCCTGGAAGGTGGCTTCCGAG GCTCCGGCTTCGTCATGTGCAGTGGGAAAGAGAATCCAGACAGTGATGCTGACCTGGATGTGGATGGAGATGACACTCTGGAGTATGGGAAACCACA ATACACAGAGGCTGATGTCATCCCATGCACAGGAGAAGAGCCTGGTGAAGCCAAGGAGAGAGAGGCACTCCGGGGCGCAGTCCTAAA tGGTGGCCCCCCGAGCACCCGCATCACACCTGAGTTCTCTAAATGGGCCAGTGATG AGATGCCGTCCACCAGCAATGGTGAAAGCAGCAAGCAGGAAGCCATGCAGAAGACCTGCAAGAACAGTGACATTGAGAA AATCACCGAAGATTCAGCTGTAACTACCTTTGAGGCTCTAAAGGCTCGGGTCAGGGAGCTTGAACGGCAGCTATCTCGGGGTGACCGATACAAATGCCTCATCTGCATG GACTCCTACTCGATGCCGCTGACGTCGATCCAGTGTTGGCATGTGCACTGTGAAGAGTGTTGGCTTCGGACTCTG gGTGCCAAGAAGCTCTGCCCTCAGTGCAACACCATCACAGCCCCTGGAGACCTGCGGAGGATCTACTTATGA
- the Rnf220 gene encoding E3 ubiquitin-protein ligase RNF220 isoform X2 — protein sequence MPRARSGRRSREAGGREETFLRVRANRQTRLNARIGKMKRRKQDEGQREGSCMAEDDAVDIEHENSNRFEEYEWCGQKRIRATTLLEGGFRGSGFVMCSGKENPDSDADLDVDGDDTLEYGKPQYTEADVIPCTGEEPGEAKEREALRGAVLNGGPPSTRITPEFSKWASDEMPSTSNGESSKQEAMQKTCKNSDIEKITEDSAVTTFEALKARVRELERQLSRGDRYKCLICMDSYSMPLTSIQCWHVHCEECWLRTLGAKKLCPQCNTITAPGDLRRIYL from the exons ATGCCGAGGGCCCGGAGCGGCCGGCGGAGCAGGGAGGCCGGCGGGAGGGAGGAA ACCTTCCTGCGAGTGCGAGCCAACCGGCAAACCCGACTGAATG CTCGGATTGGGAAAATGAAACGGAGGAAGCAAGATGAAGGGCAG AGGGAAGGCTCCTGCATGGCTGAGGATGACGCCGTGGACATCGAGCATGAGAACAGCAACCGCTTTGAGGAGTATGAGTGGTGTGGGCAGAAGCGGATACGGGCCACCACGCTCCTGGAAGGTGGCTTCCGAG GCTCCGGCTTCGTCATGTGCAGTGGGAAAGAGAATCCAGACAGTGATGCTGACCTGGATGTGGATGGAGATGACACTCTGGAGTATGGGAAACCACA ATACACAGAGGCTGATGTCATCCCATGCACAGGAGAAGAGCCTGGTGAAGCCAAGGAGAGAGAGGCACTCCGGGGCGCAGTCCTAAA tGGTGGCCCCCCGAGCACCCGCATCACACCTGAGTTCTCTAAATGGGCCAGTGATG AGATGCCGTCCACCAGCAATGGTGAAAGCAGCAAGCAGGAAGCCATGCAGAAGACCTGCAAGAACAGTGACATTGAGAA AATCACCGAAGATTCAGCTGTAACTACCTTTGAGGCTCTAAAGGCTCGGGTCAGGGAGCTTGAACGGCAGCTATCTCGGGGTGACCGATACAAATGCCTCATCTGCATG GACTCCTACTCGATGCCGCTGACGTCGATCCAGTGTTGGCATGTGCACTGTGAAGAGTGTTGGCTTCGGACTCTG gGTGCCAAGAAGCTCTGCCCTCAGTGCAACACCATCACAGCCCCTGGAGACCTGCGGAGGATCTACTTATGA